From Vitis vinifera cultivar Pinot Noir 40024 chromosome 3, ASM3070453v1, the proteins below share one genomic window:
- the LOC100852691 gene encoding ankyrin repeat-containing protein ITN1, with protein MVGLKRKSQASEKMQSPAFQLQKELLLFKKVKSACKMHLTKPLNKDNQTAEELFAARNERLHRDAKEWLMRTTENCTILSVFIATVAFAAAYTVPGGPNQDTGIPILNSKPLFVVFILADVFSLTLALTSVGIFLSILTSSFPLQDFETYLFKKLTQGIICMILSVSMMAVAFGATIILIMMTHNWKNAVWSVVGFLPVPIFFLSYSPLRSAVLGRCTESSKNFVAKFLKGVAIGVGIFVFVLFYCLYLAFKGLFWTVKKSFRWICGNKSDTQSPQPTAAPITQV; from the exons ATGGTTggcctaaaaagaaaaagtcaagCTAGTGAAAAGATGCAAAGCCCTGCATTCCAGCTACAAAAAGAGTTGCTGTTGTTTAAG AAAGTGAAGTCAGCCTGTAAGATGCATTTGACCAAGCCTCTCAACAAAGATAACCAGACTGCTGAAGAATTATTTGCTGCTAGGAATGAGAGACTCCATCGAGATGCCAAGGAATGGCTAATGCGCACCACTGAGAATTGCACCATTCTTTCTGTTTTCATAGCCACTGTTGCCTTTGCAGCAGCCTACACGGTACCAGGAGGTCCTAATCAAGACACCGGTATTCCAATCCTTAACTCTAAACCCTTGTTTGTGGTTTTCATATTAGCTGATGTGTTCTCCCTCACTTTGGCTTTGACATCTGTGGGTATATTTCTCTCCATCCTTACATCCTCATTTCCACTACAAGACTTCGAAACATATCTTTTTAAGAAGCTGACACAGGGAATTATATGTATGATCCTCTCGGTCTCAATGATGGCGGTGGCGTTTGGAGCAACAATCATCCTGATCATGATGACACATAATTGGAAAAATGCTGTTTGGAGTGTGGTTGGATTTCTTCCtgtccccattttttttctctcatattcACCTCTACGTTCAGCAGTCCTGGGACGTTGCACAGAATCTTCCAAAAATTTTGTTGCAAAATTCCTCAAAGGTGTTGCCATTGGGGTTGGAATATTCGTCTTTGTCCTCTTTTATTGTTTATATCTAGCTTTCAAAGGACTGTTCTGGACCGTGAAAAAGTCTTTTCGTTGGATTTGTGGGAATAAATCCGATACCCAATCTCCACAGCCAACTGCAGCTCCAATTACTCAAGTTTGA